In Clostridium sp. DL-VIII, the following proteins share a genomic window:
- a CDS encoding nucleotidyltransferase domain-containing protein, translated as MAKSILDYQKASEKLINTLKGNKKVLAIFAFGSIISGDLWEESDIDLFVVYKDVFEEVRDIYSEILGVPVHMKVLNKDKFLESYESNGNKGLIRNLLLSSKIIFSRDDEIESIFNKAKYSLDKYRETWNLVYLGNAIKDIRVTKKYLQNDNTFTSYEVLIRTLDSFAKLYLNLNGYSVSKDSVKMATNLNNKFNIIIENLFNNKCTKESIQETVDYIENFLDENINEASKSLLDYLFEKNMFLSSYEIKNSDLFKEFNIKIEDILKELYKRKLVAKETKKLELPCNEKLVSENVYSYKIYN; from the coding sequence ATGGCAAAATCCATATTAGATTATCAGAAAGCTTCTGAGAAATTAATTAATACATTAAAAGGCAACAAAAAAGTATTAGCTATATTTGCATTTGGAAGCATAATTAGTGGAGATCTTTGGGAAGAATCTGATATAGATCTATTTGTTGTGTATAAAGATGTGTTTGAAGAAGTGAGAGATATATATTCAGAAATACTAGGTGTACCAGTACATATGAAAGTATTAAATAAAGATAAATTTTTGGAGTCATATGAAAGCAATGGTAATAAAGGACTTATAAGAAACTTACTCCTATCTTCAAAGATAATTTTTTCTAGAGACGATGAAATTGAAAGCATTTTTAATAAGGCAAAATATAGTTTAGATAAATATAGAGAAACTTGGAATCTTGTGTATTTGGGTAATGCTATAAAAGATATAAGGGTGACTAAAAAGTATCTACAAAATGATAATACATTTACATCCTATGAGGTATTAATTAGAACATTAGACAGTTTTGCAAAATTGTATTTAAACCTAAATGGATATAGTGTAAGTAAAGATTCTGTGAAAATGGCTACAAATTTAAATAATAAATTTAATATAATAATTGAAAATTTATTTAATAATAAATGTACAAAAGAAAGTATACAGGAAACTGTAGATTATATAGAAAATTTTTTAGATGAAAACATAAATGAGGCGTCTAAATCTTTATTAGATTATTTATTTGAGAAAAATATGTTTTTAAGTTCATATGAAATAAAAAATAGTGATTTATTCAAAGAATTTAACATAAAAATTGAAGATATATTGAAGGAATTATACAAGCGAAAATTGGTAGCAAAAGAGACTAAGAAGTTGGAATTACCATGCAATGAAAAGCTAGTAAGTGAAAATGTATATTCATATAAGATTTATAATTAA
- a CDS encoding PBP1A family penicillin-binding protein, which translates to MAINDKAKRTNSTPKSKRSEKPTNHKKSKKPKKTKTLFKGILFGLLFCFLAIMIVGAGYAFAVIKTTPPLNVEAVLSLNQPSSIYDSNGDFMDNIQTDEERYVIDSSKIPANLKNAFVSIEDERFYKHNGIDIQRIASSAYLDVKRMITGQKGLHGASTITQQLLKNTILTNDVTLERKIREAYLAINLEDNLTKDQILTAYLNTIPLGGHEYGVEAAALYYFGKSASDLSLIECAYIAGVTQAPTYYMAYTESNMKDPTPYINRTLTVLEQMNKLGYIDNSEYSKAVNDVKNGGLVFKSSKKDYRLNYEWFVYPAVDQVKEDLKEKYNYSDDEVSKLIVNGGLKIYTTMDRNLQDFTQSTLNDYKNLGISNKETYDKDGVPLLQASATIMDYRTGHVLAMVGGRGKQQPQSLNRAYDDLRPIGSSTKPLTVYGPGIDKKIITAATTVNDAPIPEAIGKKYGTSGEPYNPLNSPNEYDGLMTSRDALTHSKNTAAVLTEDKVGLKTGIEYGEKLGLKYNSASKTSIAALALGQFNNNPNDRDGGNTSILAAAYGSFGNNGTYTKPILYTKVVDSSGKTILDNTKPKETKVFSPQAAYILYDMLKGPVNEYNATGARFSDMPVAGKTGTTSNSTDLWFAGLSPYLSASVWIGYDKPTKLLGSSSGCAVVWGKLMAKAHENLPIKDIDKPDGIKSVDVCKDSGDLPTLFCSQDIRGNRVYSELFIDGTEPTTTCQIHATPNSSILNSQLPPPDAKDITTDDDKKVQSETNNNALVPPNAKDTSPLQGKNGNSNGNDINNSNGNDSIANSNNNTHNSAGPGSTNANGAPPIPTRN; encoded by the coding sequence ATGGCAATTAACGATAAAGCAAAAAGGACGAATAGTACTCCAAAAAGCAAAAGATCTGAAAAGCCCACTAATCATAAAAAATCAAAAAAGCCAAAGAAAACTAAAACATTATTTAAGGGCATATTATTTGGTTTACTATTTTGTTTCCTAGCAATTATGATAGTAGGTGCAGGTTATGCATTTGCTGTTATAAAGACTACTCCACCACTAAATGTTGAAGCTGTATTATCATTAAATCAACCTTCAAGCATATATGATAGTAATGGAGACTTTATGGACAATATTCAAACAGATGAAGAACGTTATGTTATAGATTCAAGTAAAATTCCTGCTAATTTAAAAAATGCCTTTGTGTCTATTGAGGATGAGAGATTCTATAAACACAATGGAATAGATATTCAAAGAATTGCAAGTTCCGCCTATCTAGATGTAAAAAGAATGATAACTGGACAAAAAGGGTTACACGGCGCTTCTACAATAACGCAGCAATTATTAAAAAATACAATTTTAACCAATGACGTTACCCTTGAAAGAAAAATAAGAGAAGCTTATTTAGCAATCAATCTAGAAGATAATTTGACTAAAGATCAAATATTAACAGCTTATTTAAATACGATTCCTTTAGGTGGTCATGAGTATGGAGTTGAGGCTGCAGCTTTATACTACTTTGGTAAAAGTGCTTCTGATTTATCATTAATTGAATGTGCCTATATCGCAGGTGTTACACAAGCTCCAACTTATTACATGGCTTATACAGAAAGTAATATGAAAGATCCTACACCATATATTAATAGAACTCTAACTGTTTTAGAACAGATGAATAAACTTGGATATATAGATAATTCGGAGTATTCTAAAGCTGTTAATGATGTAAAAAATGGAGGCTTAGTATTTAAGTCGAGCAAAAAAGATTATCGCTTAAATTATGAATGGTTTGTATATCCTGCTGTGGATCAAGTTAAAGAGGACTTAAAGGAAAAATATAATTATTCAGACGACGAAGTATCAAAATTAATAGTTAATGGCGGTCTTAAGATATATACAACAATGGATAGAAATCTTCAAGATTTTACTCAGTCAACTTTAAATGATTATAAAAATTTAGGAATTAGCAATAAGGAAACCTACGATAAGGATGGTGTCCCTTTACTTCAAGCATCGGCAACTATAATGGACTATAGAACTGGTCATGTTCTTGCAATGGTTGGTGGCAGAGGTAAACAGCAGCCTCAATCACTTAATAGAGCATATGATGATTTACGTCCAATTGGTTCTTCAACAAAACCATTAACTGTTTATGGCCCTGGTATTGATAAAAAAATTATAACTGCAGCTACAACTGTAAATGATGCTCCAATCCCTGAAGCAATCGGGAAAAAGTATGGTACAAGTGGTGAACCTTATAATCCATTAAATTCTCCTAATGAATATGATGGGCTAATGACTTCAAGAGACGCTCTTACTCATTCAAAAAATACAGCTGCAGTACTCACTGAAGATAAAGTCGGGTTAAAAACAGGTATTGAATATGGGGAAAAATTAGGCTTAAAATACAATTCTGCATCAAAAACATCAATTGCAGCTCTTGCCTTAGGCCAGTTTAATAACAATCCTAACGATAGGGATGGAGGCAATACTTCTATTTTAGCAGCTGCTTATGGTTCCTTTGGTAATAACGGAACATATACAAAACCTATATTATATACTAAAGTTGTTGATTCTTCTGGTAAAACAATACTTGATAATACTAAACCTAAAGAAACTAAAGTCTTTTCACCTCAGGCAGCATATATTTTATATGACATGTTAAAAGGACCAGTAAATGAATATAATGCTACTGGTGCAAGATTTAGCGATATGCCTGTTGCTGGTAAAACTGGTACTACTTCTAATTCAACAGATTTATGGTTTGCTGGACTTTCCCCTTATTTATCTGCTTCCGTTTGGATTGGATATGATAAACCTACTAAACTTCTTGGCAGCTCAAGCGGCTGCGCTGTTGTATGGGGAAAATTAATGGCTAAAGCCCATGAGAATTTACCTATAAAAGATATAGATAAACCTGATGGTATAAAAAGTGTTGATGTTTGTAAGGATTCTGGAGACCTCCCTACCCTATTCTGCAGCCAAGATATTAGAGGTAATAGGGTTTATAGTGAATTATTCATTGATGGAACTGAGCCGACAACTACTTGTCAAATACATGCTACTCCTAATTCGAGTATATTAAATAGCCAGCTTCCACCACCTGATGCTAAAGATATTACAACAGATGATGATAAGAAAGTTCAATCTGAAACTAATAATAATGCACTTGTGCCTCCTAATGCTAAGGACACCTCTCCATTGCAAGGCAAAAATGGCAATAGCAATGGTAATGATATTAATAATAGTAATGGTAATGATAGTATTGCAAATAGCAACAACAATACTCATAATTCTGCTGGACCTGGCAGTACCAATGCTAATGGTGCACCTCCAATTCCAACAAGAAATTAG
- the hpt gene encoding hypoxanthine phosphoribosyltransferase, with product MEDKKRNILFSEEQINSRIKELGKIITEDYKGKNLYVLSLLRGSFVYAADLVRAIDLNTKIGFMTTSSYGHSETSSGSVKVVQDISDDIKGWDVLIVDDIVDTGITMDFVYNHVKSLNPASVKTCVLLDKPSRRKIDIKPDYCCFEIEDVFVVGYGLNYGDFYRNVPYVFNWES from the coding sequence ATGGAAGATAAGAAACGAAACATTCTTTTTTCTGAAGAACAAATCAATTCTAGAATAAAGGAATTGGGTAAAATTATTACTGAAGATTATAAAGGTAAAAACCTTTATGTTCTATCTTTACTTCGTGGGAGTTTTGTATATGCTGCTGATTTAGTTAGAGCCATAGATTTAAATACTAAAATAGGCTTTATGACTACCTCTAGTTATGGTCATAGTGAAACTTCTTCTGGATCTGTTAAAGTAGTTCAAGATATTTCTGATGATATTAAAGGATGGGATGTTCTTATAGTCGACGATATTGTTGATACTGGAATTACAATGGATTTTGTTTACAATCACGTAAAGAGCTTAAATCCAGCTTCTGTAAAAACTTGTGTTCTTCTTGATAAACCATCAAGAAGAAAGATAGATATCAAGCCTGATTATTGCTGTTTTGAAATAGAAGATGTATTTGTAGTAGGATATGGATTAAACTACGGTGATTTCTATAGAAATGTACCTTATGTATTTAATTGGGAAAGTTAA
- a CDS encoding YigZ family protein, translated as MSYITIRDFGEDRFEEKKSEFIGYAKRVESEDEAKAFINEIKNKHKQARHNCSAYIIGENMNIQRYSDDGEPQGTAGIPILEVMKKSRVTDCAVVVTRYFGGILLGTGGLTRAYTKGASIAIKAAGIVEKVGGLKLSFEMEYDLFGKVQYLCGQNSWHIEDTEYSDKVIVHILAEKAIAENIENEVVEITNGKIIVRKSEEGIYFKEGNRLYLSI; from the coding sequence ATGTCTTACATTACAATAAGAGATTTTGGAGAAGATAGATTTGAAGAAAAAAAATCAGAATTTATTGGATATGCAAAAAGAGTAGAAAGTGAAGATGAAGCTAAGGCTTTTATAAATGAGATAAAGAATAAGCATAAGCAAGCGAGACATAATTGTTCAGCTTATATTATAGGGGAAAATATGAATATTCAAAGATACTCTGATGACGGGGAGCCTCAAGGAACAGCAGGAATACCGATTCTAGAAGTAATGAAAAAAAGCAGAGTGACAGATTGCGCTGTTGTTGTAACAAGATACTTTGGCGGGATACTTCTAGGTACAGGAGGACTAACTAGGGCGTATACAAAAGGGGCAAGCATAGCAATAAAAGCAGCAGGAATTGTTGAAAAGGTTGGAGGACTAAAATTAAGCTTTGAAATGGAGTATGACTTATTTGGAAAGGTACAGTATCTTTGCGGACAGAATTCATGGCATATAGAAGATACTGAATACAGTGATAAGGTAATTGTTCATATATTAGCAGAAAAAGCAATTGCAGAAAATATTGAAAATGAAGTTGTGGAAATAACAAATGGAAAAATAATAGTTCGAAAAAGTGAAGAAGGTATCTATTTTAAAGAGGGAAACAGACTATATTTAAGCATATAA
- the hflX gene encoding GTPase HflX: MIYGNIEGIRKSILDELESIYSIRNLKDEVCNIEILNIISKISSLIEREVSIGINRKGNVTSVAIGDSTSVEIPLIDIEEKRLAGVRVIHTHPNGYCNLSALDLTALLKLKLDAIISVAVIDGNIVDFSLGMLALYNNKLETEEKSNLSLEEILSINILDRIRFIENLIKTNDVIEETEEKAILVGSDTKESLEELSELTEACNIPVLKTVFQSRNKVDAAYFIGRGKVLEIASMRQVERANVIIFDDELSGSQVRNLEAAIGAKVIDRTTLILEIFATRAKTKEAKIQVELAQLKYRLGRLQGLGTILSRTGGGIGTRGPGEKKLETDRRHIMETIYDLKDELKKIKKTRDVQREKRNKENIPKVSLVGYTNAGKSTLRNALCDLAAKKENKTKEKVFEANMLFATLDTTTRAITLSKKGVITLTDTVGFVRKLPHDLVEAFKSTLEEVIFSDLLCHVIDASSDSAIDQYRVVNEVLSELGAINKETILVLNKIDMATEEQITALKEIIENHEVIEISAKEKINLEELLNLIEEKLPYNYRKVEYLIPYEKSDVSSYLHRNGRVLEEEYKDNGTYMVVEVDDEVYNKTVEHVVKE; this comes from the coding sequence ATGATATATGGAAATATTGAAGGTATTAGAAAATCAATATTGGATGAATTAGAGAGTATTTATTCCATTAGAAATTTAAAAGATGAAGTATGTAATATAGAAATCTTAAATATAATTTCAAAAATATCTAGCCTAATTGAAAGAGAAGTAAGTATAGGAATAAATAGAAAAGGTAATGTTACTTCAGTAGCTATTGGAGATTCTACATCAGTTGAAATTCCTCTAATAGATATTGAAGAAAAAAGGTTGGCAGGAGTCAGGGTGATTCATACTCATCCAAATGGATACTGCAATCTTTCAGCTTTGGATTTAACAGCTCTTTTAAAGTTAAAATTAGATGCAATTATATCAGTTGCTGTAATAGATGGAAATATAGTGGATTTTTCTTTAGGGATGCTTGCTTTATATAATAATAAATTGGAAACTGAAGAAAAAAGCAATCTTTCACTAGAAGAGATTTTATCTATAAATATATTGGATAGGATAAGATTTATAGAAAATTTAATTAAAACAAATGATGTTATAGAGGAAACAGAAGAAAAAGCAATTTTGGTAGGCTCTGATACTAAGGAAAGTTTAGAAGAATTGAGTGAACTTACAGAAGCTTGTAACATACCAGTATTAAAAACAGTGTTTCAAAGCAGAAATAAAGTTGATGCAGCATATTTTATAGGTAGAGGTAAAGTGTTAGAAATTGCATCTATGAGGCAGGTAGAAAGAGCTAATGTAATAATATTCGATGATGAACTTTCAGGCTCTCAAGTTAGGAATTTAGAGGCAGCAATAGGTGCTAAAGTAATTGATAGAACTACATTGATTTTAGAAATATTTGCAACAAGAGCTAAAACTAAAGAAGCAAAAATACAAGTTGAATTAGCTCAGTTAAAATATAGACTAGGAAGACTGCAGGGATTAGGTACTATACTATCTAGAACTGGTGGAGGAATAGGAACTAGAGGTCCTGGAGAAAAGAAACTTGAAACTGATAGACGTCATATAATGGAGACAATATATGATTTAAAGGATGAGCTTAAAAAAATAAAGAAAACCAGAGATGTCCAAAGAGAAAAAAGAAATAAGGAGAATATCCCTAAAGTATCTTTAGTTGGTTACACTAATGCAGGAAAATCTACCTTAAGAAATGCTCTTTGCGATTTAGCTGCGAAAAAAGAAAATAAAACGAAAGAAAAAGTATTTGAAGCAAATATGCTTTTTGCAACCCTAGATACTACAACAAGAGCAATAACCTTAAGTAAAAAAGGCGTAATAACTCTTACAGATACAGTTGGATTTGTAAGAAAGTTACCTCATGACTTAGTAGAAGCTTTTAAGTCTACATTAGAAGAAGTGATTTTTTCAGATCTTTTATGTCATGTAATAGATGCATCTTCAGATAGTGCGATAGATCAATATAGGGTTGTAAATGAAGTGCTAAGTGAGCTTGGTGCTATAAATAAGGAAACAATATTAGTATTAAATAAAATAGATATGGCAACAGAAGAACAAATAACAGCTCTAAAAGAAATAATAGAAAATCATGAAGTAATAGAGATTTCAGCTAAAGAAAAAATCAATTTAGAAGAACTTCTAAATCTAATAGAGGAGAAACTACCTTATAACTATAGAAAAGTAGAATACCTAATACCATATGAAAAGAGTGATGTTTCATCATATTTACATAGAAATGGAAGAGTATTAGAAGAAGAATATAAGGATAATGGAACCTACATGGTCGTTGAAGTGGATGATGAGGTTTATAACAAGACCGTAGAGCATGTTGTGAAAGAATAA
- a CDS encoding PLP-dependent aminotransferase family protein — protein MNIYKDFKFKDEEVPKYIQIANYIKNLIDKRKIKDGDKLPTIRELSKTLGVNNVTIVSAYNKLKAEGYAYQKVGSGSFAKRKEVASNLRREYSNTLKKLSLGDLNEIIDFTGETTKEVLFPIDDLKYIINEVLERDGANALLSDNRNGYTDLIYTINRAFWNNKLNIEDIIIVSGAQQGIDIASKGILNINDNIIVEKPTYVGALSVFKWRKVNLFEVPVEEDGINLNKFEKILQKNEIKCFFTMSYFQNPTGISYSLEKKKRILDLAEIYDFYIIEDDYLSELIYEKSLEYVPFKWLDKNDRVIYIKSFSKIFLPGIRLGYLVAPTIFRETLQSSKHNTDITTSSLMQRALELYISSEKWKTNIKNLNDEYIERYKLVKSILEKDFKDILTYEDPRGGLNFYVTLKENFMISTTELFMRLRKRKVYITPGAIFFTSQSDGQDSFRISFYQTDKEKIESGMRMLREEIISVKND, from the coding sequence ATGAATATTTATAAAGATTTTAAGTTCAAAGATGAAGAGGTACCTAAGTATATTCAAATAGCTAATTATATAAAGAATTTAATTGATAAAAGAAAAATTAAAGATGGAGATAAACTCCCAACCATAAGAGAATTATCAAAAACGTTAGGCGTAAATAATGTCACAATAGTAAGTGCTTATAATAAATTAAAGGCTGAGGGATATGCCTATCAAAAAGTAGGAAGCGGAAGCTTTGCTAAAAGAAAAGAAGTTGCTTCGAATTTAAGAAGAGAATATTCAAATACGTTAAAAAAATTATCTTTAGGGGATTTAAATGAGATAATTGATTTTACAGGTGAAACCACAAAGGAAGTACTGTTTCCAATAGATGATTTGAAATATATTATAAATGAAGTTCTAGAAAGAGATGGAGCGAACGCGCTTTTATCAGATAATAGAAATGGATATACGGATCTTATATATACCATAAATAGAGCTTTTTGGAATAACAAATTAAATATTGAAGACATAATAATTGTATCAGGTGCACAACAAGGAATTGATATTGCATCAAAAGGAATATTGAATATAAATGATAATATAATAGTTGAAAAGCCAACTTATGTTGGAGCGTTATCAGTATTTAAGTGGAGAAAAGTTAATTTATTTGAGGTACCAGTTGAAGAAGATGGAATAAACTTAAATAAATTTGAAAAAATACTTCAAAAGAACGAAATAAAATGTTTCTTTACAATGAGTTATTTTCAAAATCCTACAGGTATAAGTTACAGTTTGGAAAAGAAAAAGAGAATTTTAGATCTTGCAGAAATTTATGATTTTTACATAATAGAAGATGATTATTTATCTGAGCTTATATATGAAAAATCTTTAGAATATGTACCTTTTAAATGGCTCGATAAGAATGATAGAGTTATTTATATAAAAAGTTTTTCAAAAATATTTCTTCCTGGAATAAGGCTAGGGTATTTAGTGGCACCAACAATATTTAGAGAAACGCTTCAAAGTTCAAAACATAATACAGATATAACAACCTCAAGTTTAATGCAAAGGGCATTAGAATTATACATTTCAAGTGAAAAGTGGAAAACAAATATTAAAAATTTAAATGATGAATATATAGAACGATATAAACTTGTGAAATCTATATTGGAAAAAGATTTTAAAGATATATTAACATATGAAGATCCAAGAGGTGGATTAAATTTTTATGTAACACTAAAAGAAAATTTTATGATAAGCACAACAGAACTTTTCATGCGATTGAGAAAAAGAAAAGTATATATTACTCCTGGAGCAATCTTTTTTACATCACAAAGCGATGGACAAGATTCTTTTAGAATATCTTTCTATCAAACGGATAAAGAAAAAATAGAAAGCGGCATGAGAATGCTTAGAGAAGAAATAATTTCTGTAAAGAATGATTGA
- a CDS encoding YebC/PmpR family DNA-binding transcriptional regulator encodes MSGHSKWHNIQAKKGKTDAKRGKIFTKIGKEIVMAVKNGGANQDTNAKLRDVVAKAKAANMPNDTISKAIKKASGELSSVNYENIVYEGYGPNGVAVIVETLTDNKNRSAGNVRSAFTKGGGNMGTTGCVSFMFQEKGEIVIEKVDKDEEEMMMMALDAGAEDFSADEDEVFVVTTAPEDFGQVREALEAQGVEFLEASVKMIPDTYTAIDEADAKKFQKMLDLLDDDDDVQDVYHNAEFPEGWDE; translated from the coding sequence ATGTCAGGACACTCAAAATGGCATAACATTCAAGCAAAAAAAGGCAAGACAGATGCAAAAAGAGGTAAGATTTTTACTAAGATAGGTAAAGAAATTGTGATGGCTGTTAAGAATGGTGGAGCTAATCAAGATACAAATGCAAAATTAAGAGATGTAGTTGCAAAAGCGAAGGCAGCAAACATGCCTAATGATACTATTTCAAAAGCAATAAAAAAAGCATCTGGTGAATTATCATCAGTTAATTATGAAAATATAGTTTATGAAGGTTATGGTCCTAACGGAGTAGCTGTAATAGTAGAAACTCTTACTGATAATAAAAATAGATCTGCTGGAAATGTAAGAAGTGCATTTACAAAAGGCGGCGGAAATATGGGAACAACAGGATGTGTATCTTTCATGTTCCAAGAAAAGGGAGAAATCGTCATTGAAAAAGTTGATAAAGATGAAGAAGAAATGATGATGATGGCTTTAGATGCAGGAGCAGAAGATTTTTCAGCTGATGAAGATGAAGTGTTTGTAGTAACAACTGCACCAGAAGATTTCGGACAGGTGAGAGAAGCATTAGAAGCACAAGGTGTTGAATTCTTAGAGGCTTCAGTTAAGATGATTCCTGATACATACACAGCAATAGATGAAGCAGATGCTAAGAAATTCCAAAAGATGTTAGACTTACTTGATGATGATGACGATGTTCAAGATGTTTATCATAATGCTGAATTCCCTGAAGGATGGGATGAATAA
- the yunB gene encoding sporulation protein YunB → MQYYTKRKGHKYISFIVVIIFIIVVFNVTIVFFDERVMPSVIEIATMMAKSQTLNIINEKSVEILSQDFKYDEMVKIQKNSEGNIILVQADTVKLNYIAAKLATECNTALSNMENSPVKVPLGWMSGKSAFFSLGPKITVEIEPIGNISTSYESKFESAGINQTRHKIYLNVMAKIRLKLPLRNQDVDVTTQIPVSDTIIVGKIPNTTLGLPDNTVKN, encoded by the coding sequence ATGCAATATTATACCAAACGTAAGGGTCATAAGTATATATCATTTATAGTGGTAATTATTTTCATAATTGTCGTTTTTAATGTAACAATAGTATTTTTTGACGAAAGAGTTATGCCTTCAGTAATTGAAATAGCCACAATGATGGCGAAGTCTCAAACCTTGAATATAATAAATGAAAAAAGTGTTGAGATTCTGTCACAGGATTTTAAATATGATGAAATGGTGAAAATACAAAAAAATAGTGAAGGAAATATAATTTTAGTTCAAGCTGATACTGTGAAATTAAATTATATCGCAGCAAAACTAGCCACTGAATGCAATACCGCACTAAGTAATATGGAAAATTCTCCTGTAAAAGTTCCATTAGGCTGGATGAGCGGTAAGAGTGCATTTTTTAGTCTAGGACCGAAAATAACCGTAGAAATAGAACCTATTGGAAATATAAGTACGAGTTATGAATCAAAATTTGAAAGTGCTGGAATAAATCAAACTAGACATAAGATATATTTAAATGTTATGGCTAAAATAAGATTAAAGTTACCACTTAGGAATCAGGATGTTGATGTAACAACACAAATTCCAGTATCAGATACAATAATCGTCGGAAAGATCCCAAATACAACCCTAGGCTTGCCAGATAATACAGTTAAAAATTAA
- a CDS encoding phage replisome organizer N-terminal domain-containing protein, translated as MRERKFVKLRVDMHEDTKFKIIDRMEQRDLIHYIWIRLIALAGKVNLGGELFLSRNIPYTLETLSIEFNREVSQVELAIKTFIKLEMVELTEDNIYRVKNFAKHQNIKIEEKVKREDKIDLNSKISEDKPSNNTAQNEKQLKDNSEAAVDLNDKVIPLNNSNAEESTKAKNNLNMINNIGNSSGNSFINHDVSKEVITDKVLNMNNGNKINCIDKTVNDSKTCMKGILAGKQEFNVSRTGEKNINKGKRKNNIATNEINSVEDDNEEVIELQSGEITCGKGEQIISSFSF; from the coding sequence ATGAGGGAAAGAAAATTTGTTAAATTAAGAGTTGATATGCATGAAGATACTAAATTTAAGATAATAGATAGAATGGAGCAGAGAGACCTTATTCATTATATTTGGATAAGGCTCATTGCTTTGGCTGGAAAGGTTAATTTAGGGGGCGAATTATTTTTATCTAGGAATATTCCCTATACACTAGAAACTTTGTCCATAGAATTTAATAGGGAAGTTTCACAGGTGGAGCTTGCCATAAAAACTTTTATAAAGTTAGAAATGGTTGAGCTTACTGAAGACAACATATACAGAGTTAAAAACTTTGCAAAACATCAAAATATTAAGATAGAGGAAAAAGTTAAAAGAGAAGATAAAATTGACTTAAACTCTAAAATTTCTGAGGATAAACCTTCAAACAATACAGCACAGAATGAAAAGCAATTAAAAGATAACTCTGAAGCAGCAGTAGATTTAAATGATAAGGTTATTCCATTAAATAATAGCAATGCAGAAGAAAGCACGAAGGCTAAGAATAATCTAAATATGATAAATAATATTGGAAATTCTAGTGGTAATAGTTTCATAAACCATGATGTTTCTAAGGAAGTTATAACCGATAAGGTTTTGAATATGAATAATGGGAATAAAATTAATTGTATTGATAAAACTGTTAATGATTCTAAGACCTGTATGAAAGGCATTCTTGCAGGAAAACAGGAGTTCAATGTTTCAAGAACTGGAGAAAAAAATATAAATAAGGGTAAGCGGAAAAACAATATAGCCACAAATGAGATTAATAGTGTCGAAGATGATAATGAAGAAGTGATAGAATTACAAAGTGGTGAAATAACGTGTGGTAAAGGGGAACAGATTATAAGTAGTTTTAGTTTTTGA